Below is a genomic region from Anoplopoma fimbria isolate UVic2021 breed Golden Eagle Sablefish chromosome 20, Afim_UVic_2022, whole genome shotgun sequence.
TGGAAGTAACCCAGTACATGAGAGAAGTTGTATGGCAGCACACAAATGAGAAACACAGCTAGAGTCCCCGTGGCCATACCAATGGCTTTCTGCCTCTGCATCCGGGATATCCTGGGGCGGCTGTACAGGATCATAATGCAGCGCAAGtagcagaaaacacaaattagaAGAGGTGCAAAGCAGAGCACAATGAAAAACTCCAAACGCACAGGGAGGAGGATTTCCAACTGCTTCTCATTAAAGCTCTCGTAGCAGACACTGGAGGTTTTGTTGGCGAGGGATGGGTGGTGCTGGGTGATGAAAACGATACTGCAGTGTGCAGCTGAAATTAGCCAAATAACAGCACTAGTGACTATCGCGTACACAGGTTTGAGCAGCCGCTGATAGGCCACAGGGAAGGCGACCCCGATGTAGCGAACCACGCTGACCGCCATCAGCAGCAGGGAGCTGGTGTAGATTGTTGAGAAGAACGTGAAGGAGTTGATGGAGCACAGTGAGGTGGGCAATTGCCATTTCATGCCTGACGCTGCCTCGTGCATCTTGAGAGGCAGGGTCATCAGAAAGAGCAGGTCAGAGACAGTCAGATTGAGTAGCAGGATGTCTGTCGGAAGTGGCCTGGAGTGGATCTTGACGCTGAAGGCGTAGAGAGCCAGGAGGTTGGCCGGCAGGCCTATGAGGAAGGTAATGATGTAAACTGAGAGAAGGATCTCGCTCCATACAATCAACTCCATCGCCCTAAACCAAAGGAAGTTAACAAACACCAATCAAAATCTATTAATAACAGAGACAGATGGTTCAAATCTACAGATTATTTGTATAAAAGAGACAATAAAGATAAATCAGTGAAGTCTGATTTGGTCCAAATAAGAAACATTCAGGTTGTTTCTGATGCAAAGTAAACGGAGATTGTgaggaaatataaaatatgttttgacaaCCTCATAATCTTAAAGTCCCAGTCACTTAAATGTTAACCATACGGTGACCCCACCACCAGGAAACACATTTGGAATCTGCCATCAATCCCAAATTGATTAAGAGGTATTAACTTGCACATAGTACTGTCGGTTATAGTAACTAGACATCAAAGAAATTATTACATTTGGTGCAGTTGTGAGTTTATTTACATCAGCAATTTCTCAATGTATCTGGTCAAACACTTTACTGACTTAAAAGTAGTGAAATTAATTAGGTTTCACTCAGCAACCTTGCAGATCATTGAAATAACAATCACTTCTATTACATATGATAATTAATAAAGCTAGTTAGGAAAATGGCTTttcatgacaaaacaaacaataacatcaCAGATGTGGAATTTGAATAgcaaaaaacatctgcaatgatacatttaaacatatttacttACCTACAAGTAGAAGTTTTCACAATGTTAAggctgaaataaacaaaaactaaagcTCCGTGCTGATTGTCTTGCTGGGCCTTTCATCAAAAGAGTTTAAAACTTGTGAGTTCAAAGATGAGCTGATATAAAGTGTTATCAGACGGAAACAGCGTGTCATATAAAACCCCAGTATGACTCACTGCTCTCCTCTTTCAATACTGAACACTGTGCAGACACCAATTGGTTAATATTAACTAAAATGCAAAACTCAAGCTCATGTTGACTTTCATATGGTGTATGTTGATAAAGGATTGCCTCACATTGGTCTCTGCAGGAATAAACTCTGACATAATTCATTTTGGATTTCATCAAGCCATGagcatgcatttatttaaagttatgcTTACACCACAAACTTAGAGCATCATTTCAGATAAACAAATTATTCTTCCACAAAGACATTCAATTTATGGCGTCCTTTTTTTGGGAGTTCGTGTCCAGTGTCAAATCAGAAATCTGAGAAATAGTTTAGCAACAGAACGTAGAATAGTAGTTGTGTAGTCCTTCTCCGACAGTagattgttttttctgttgcttgGGAACAGCTTGAATGTGAATTTCCTCTTGTCACCTTATTTACATTAGCATCAGTTAACACTGCAGCGGAAATAAACAAGGACTCCTTTGTGTTTAAAAGTGTAACAGGCACTACTGGgtttttaagtttgtttacAATTCAATACGAATGAAATGCttaaatttgaatatatatatatatatatatatatatatatatatacatatatacatatatatatatatatcagtgaatatatatatacatatatatatatatatatatatatatatatatatatatatatataactgtatatataaactgtataaaagGAAACTATGCAGCACATAAATGTGGCACCAATCAGTTGTTTTGTGCAATGCAGGTAAGTGGGGTCAGTAGGGACCCTACTatgtgagagcagcagcagatgccCTCTGATCAGCAGTTTCGATAGACACCTTCGTTGCAATCCACACTCTGTGGGGAGTAAAGAGAAAGGTTTTAATAATTCTCAATGCTTGagtaaaacaacacaaaatataaatcttaaagtactgtaaaaatgacaatgaatGGAGGCAAAACAAACTATGGTCTGTTTACATCATTCACATTCACTGCACCTGTGTCTGTGGCTGTACCTTGCTTTCTCTCTGGGGGGGTGCTGCGTATCTCTGGTCCTGTTCAGCTCTCATGGATATGCTCATTTCTTCCACAAATTCATTGTCATAAACACAGGAAAGTCTGTCCTCCTCAGGGTTACTCTCGCGACTGCATGGTCTTGATTGTGCGTCCTCATCTTGTGATCTGATAGCAATatcatatacataaataaagacaacttTGTGTGCTGATATTGAGAACAAATGAGTTGTATTTACCTTTGAAGACTGGTGTATGGTGAGTCTTGTGGGACATTGTCTGATGGACTTTGTGGCCTAAAGAAAAATAGGATTTTAAGTcagcaaattaaaataaaaaaagttaaaaaaaatccatttcatATCATAAAAGGATACCAGTGTTGCACACAAAATGTTGCGGTCTATGGGTTATatgacaacaataaaaatgattaattatagCAGTGCAGGCATTATGTTTGACAAACAGTCAAGTCTACCAACCTGTTTCTAGATTGTTTTCTGATAATGAACATCGCACACCCAGACAGCAAACCAATCCCTAGGAGCATTGAAGCTAACAGCCACATATACAAAGAGGCTGTAAGAGGAAAATAGCTTAATTAATCAATATGATCTGGTCTGCTTTTTGGGGTTTAGTTTGGGAAAACAGCAACAGTAACTTACATGTGTTTGAAAAGACTATAGACAGCTGTTTGGTGTCGCTACCCAGGGAGTTTGTGGCTGTACAAGATATGTTAGATTGGGTTTGAGCTGGCCCACTTATTTCCCCAGACACTACATTGTTTGATTTTGCAGAAAGAATGCTGAATGAGGATGGAAGAGTGTGATTTCCATCGATGATCCAGTATATAGAGGCATTAGGCGAGGCCTCAGCCTGGCAGACACACTTCAGCGCTTTCCTTGTCAGGTGGCAGGAGGACTCAGGCAGGATTACTGGGgcgtctaaaaaaaaaaagatggaaagtTATTTAACAAGTAATCAAACCTCTCTGACATCTTGAATGTACTGCATGGAGTGGTGTACTTTACTGGATTATTTCCAATATGCTATTTTCATCCTTGAACACCACTACTTTTTAGATTGATATATTTTACTTTggactccactacatttatctggaAGCTTTAGTTATATGTTGCAAATTCAGCTTGTTTATACGAAAAAAAACCtattaaattatgatttattaatatGGATTAAGCAACCCAACAGTAAATAAAGTATTGCAATTGTTCTCCAGCCCTAAcgcattaatgcatcaataagtacacttttgatattttaagtatatgttgttgcaggacttttactatGAGTAGTTTTACACAGTAGGAGTTCcttcttttttccatttcatagTGTTATTGTCCCGGCATTATCAAATTTAGATTAGGATAAGAGTACATTTCCCATCATTACCTTTTATGtatctattctttttttttattatcacaaTTTCTGAAGCCATTGCAGAAATTGACAGAAATATGGTTCTCATCTAGACAAAGCCCCTGCCCTAATAGGAAAAAAGCAACCCTTAGACAGACATACCTACACTCGGGCCTGGGACGATTTAACGCTGACGCTCCT
It encodes:
- the LOC129109158 gene encoding free fatty acid receptor 3-like; its protein translation is MELIVWSEILLSVYIITFLIGLPANLLALYAFSVKIHSRPLPTDILLLNLTVSDLLFLMTLPLKMHEAASGMKWQLPTSLCSINSFTFFSTIYTSSLLLMAVSVVRYIGVAFPVAYQRLLKPVYAIVTSAVIWLISAAHCSIVFITQHHPSLANKTSSVCYESFNEKQLEILLPVRLEFFIVLCFAPLLICVFCYLRCIMILYSRPRISRMQRQKAIGMATGTLAVFLICVLPYNFSHVLGYFQGESPKWRYYTLLLSTLNTCIDPIIFYFSSSSFHCTSKKSIFRRRALNVSGLERQPTSTS